A window of Mycobacteriales bacterium contains these coding sequences:
- the pcaF gene encoding 3-oxoadipyl-CoA thiolase — MNVAYLVDGVRTPIGRYGGALAAVRPDDLAAHVLRALTARLPGVDWAAVDDVLMGCANQAGEDNRNVARMAALLAELPVEVPGGTQNRLCGSGLDALGTAARAIRAGDADLMIAGGVESMSRAPFVLPKAQTAFSRAAEVHDTTIGWRFVNPEMERLHGTDSMPGTAQNVADDYGVSRADQDAFALRSQQRTAGAVAAGRLAREIVPVPVPQRKGDPVLVERDEHPRETSLEALGKLRPLFAGGSVTAGNSSGVNDGAAAMLVASERAVERYGLTPLARVTSMAAVGVPPRVMGIGPEPATRKLLDRAGVKIGEVDLVELNEAFAAQALAVLRGLGLPDDAEHVNPHGGAIALGHPLGMSGARLALSSALELADRGARRAVVTMCIGVGQGIAVLLEAV; from the coding sequence GTGAACGTCGCCTATCTCGTGGACGGGGTGCGCACCCCGATCGGCCGTTACGGCGGCGCGCTCGCGGCGGTGCGCCCGGACGACCTGGCCGCCCACGTCCTGCGCGCGCTCACCGCACGGCTGCCCGGCGTGGACTGGGCCGCCGTCGACGACGTGCTGATGGGCTGTGCGAACCAGGCGGGCGAGGACAACCGAAACGTGGCCCGGATGGCGGCCCTGCTGGCCGAGCTCCCGGTGGAGGTCCCCGGCGGCACCCAGAACCGCCTGTGCGGATCGGGGCTGGACGCACTCGGCACCGCGGCGCGCGCGATCCGCGCCGGCGACGCCGACCTGATGATCGCCGGCGGCGTGGAGAGCATGTCGCGCGCGCCGTTCGTCCTGCCGAAGGCGCAGACGGCGTTCTCCCGAGCGGCCGAGGTGCACGACACCACCATCGGCTGGCGGTTCGTGAATCCGGAGATGGAGCGGCTGCACGGCACCGACTCGATGCCCGGCACCGCACAGAACGTCGCCGACGACTACGGCGTGTCCAGGGCGGACCAGGACGCCTTCGCCCTGCGGTCGCAGCAGCGGACGGCGGGTGCGGTGGCGGCGGGGCGGCTGGCCCGCGAAATCGTGCCGGTGCCGGTGCCGCAGCGCAAGGGCGATCCCGTCCTCGTGGAGCGGGACGAGCACCCCAGGGAGACCTCGCTGGAGGCGCTGGGCAAGCTCCGTCCCCTGTTCGCGGGCGGCAGCGTCACGGCCGGCAACTCCTCCGGTGTCAACGACGGGGCGGCCGCCATGCTGGTGGCGTCGGAGCGGGCGGTGGAGCGGTACGGCCTGACGCCGCTGGCCCGGGTCACCTCCATGGCCGCCGTCGGTGTGCCGCCGCGCGTGATGGGCATCGGCCCCGAGCCGGCGACCCGCAAGCTGCTCGATCGCGCCGGTGTGAAGATCGGTGAGGTCGACCTCGTGGAGCTCAACGAGGCGTTCGCCGCGCAGGCACTGGCGGTGCTGCGGGGGCTCGGGCTGCCCGACGACGCCGAGCACGTCAACCCGCACGGCGGCGCCATCGCTCTCGGCCACCCGCTCGGGATGAGCGGGGCCCGGCTCGCCCTCAGCAGCGCCCTCGAGCTCGCCGACCGCGGTGCGCGACGGGCGGTCGTCACGATGTGCATCGGGGTCGGCCAGGGGATCGCCGTGCTGCTGGAGGCGGTGTGA
- the boxB gene encoding benzoyl-CoA 2,3-epoxidase subunit BoxB: MTAPIAQTGDAPAPSGPLSSIDYSQRIPNNVDLANDRRLQRALEGWQPKFLDWWKQLGPAVPTQDVYLRTAIAVGRDGWAHFDRVPMEEYRWGIFLAERDPERRIAFGQHKGELAWQTVPGEYRAELQRLIVIQGDTEPASVEQQRHLGATAPSLYDMRNLFQVNVEEGRHLWAMVYLLHAYFGREGREEAEQLLKRNSGDVDAPRILGAFNEDTTDWLQFFMFTYFTDRDGKYQLGTLKESGFDPLARTCEFMLKEEAHHMFVGTTGVQRTVERTAQLMKEHGTDDVFPYGGIPLSVIQKYLNFQFAVSMDLFGSEQSTNAGNYFTSGLKGRWGETRRKDDHTLLGLERQMNVVRDGQIVQQTVPLLGALNLDLRDEYVADCKNGVRRWNQALEDAGLQERLTLPHEGFFRKVGAYAGHHLSPMGEVLDDATWQTRESDWLPSGEDRAQVAELMKPEYEEGRFASWIAPPPQGINDMPVEYDYVRF, from the coding sequence ATGACCGCACCGATCGCACAGACGGGGGACGCGCCGGCGCCGAGCGGGCCACTGAGCTCGATCGACTACTCGCAGCGCATCCCGAACAACGTCGACCTGGCCAACGACCGACGGCTCCAGCGGGCACTCGAGGGTTGGCAGCCCAAGTTCCTGGACTGGTGGAAGCAGCTGGGGCCGGCCGTTCCGACGCAGGACGTCTACCTGCGGACCGCGATCGCCGTCGGCCGCGACGGCTGGGCGCACTTCGACCGGGTCCCGATGGAGGAGTACCGCTGGGGGATCTTCCTCGCCGAGCGGGACCCGGAGCGGCGCATCGCGTTCGGCCAGCACAAGGGTGAGCTGGCCTGGCAGACGGTCCCAGGCGAGTACCGCGCCGAGCTGCAGCGCCTCATCGTCATCCAGGGAGACACCGAGCCGGCCTCGGTCGAGCAGCAGCGCCACCTGGGCGCCACGGCCCCGTCGCTCTACGACATGCGCAACCTGTTCCAGGTCAACGTCGAGGAGGGCCGGCACCTCTGGGCGATGGTCTACCTCCTGCACGCCTACTTCGGCCGTGAGGGACGCGAGGAGGCCGAGCAGCTGCTCAAGCGCAACTCCGGCGACGTGGACGCGCCCCGGATCCTCGGCGCCTTCAACGAGGACACCACCGACTGGCTGCAGTTCTTCATGTTCACCTACTTCACCGACCGGGACGGCAAGTACCAGCTCGGAACGCTGAAGGAGTCGGGCTTCGACCCGCTGGCGCGCACCTGCGAGTTCATGCTCAAGGAGGAGGCGCACCACATGTTCGTCGGCACGACCGGTGTCCAGCGAACGGTGGAGCGCACGGCGCAGCTCATGAAGGAGCACGGCACCGACGACGTGTTCCCGTACGGCGGCATCCCGCTGTCGGTCATCCAGAAGTACCTCAACTTCCAGTTCGCCGTCTCGATGGACCTCTTCGGCTCGGAGCAGAGCACCAACGCGGGCAATTACTTCACCTCCGGGCTCAAGGGCCGCTGGGGCGAGACCCGCCGCAAGGACGACCACACGCTGCTCGGTCTGGAGCGGCAGATGAACGTGGTGCGGGACGGCCAGATCGTGCAGCAGACGGTGCCGCTGCTCGGCGCGCTCAACCTCGACCTGCGCGACGAGTACGTCGCCGACTGCAAGAACGGCGTCCGTCGCTGGAACCAGGCGCTCGAGGACGCCGGTCTGCAGGAGCGGCTGACGCTTCCGCACGAAGGCTTCTTCCGCAAGGTCGGTGCCTACGCCGGCCACCACCTCAGCCCGATGGGCGAGGTGCTCGACGACGCCACCTGGCAGACGCGTGAGAGCGACTGGCTGCCCTCGGGCGAGGACCGTGCGCAGGTCGCCGAGCTGATGAAGCCGGAGTACGAAGAGGGCAGATTCGCCAGCTGGATCGCGCCGCCGCCGCAGGGCATCAACGACATGCCCGTGGAGTACGACTACGTCCGCTTCTGA
- the htpX gene encoding zinc metalloprotease HtpX, with amino-acid sequence MSRRGRYAADRELTTRMLAVVFLLGLLYVVAIGVLIGAGISPVAVLLVVGGFFVFQYVASDRIALYAMNARVVEPHEAPELHGVIDRLVALSDTPKPRVAIADSDVPNAFAAGRSARRAVVCVTTGLMRRLDDAELEGVVAHELSHVAHRDVAVMTVASFLGVLAGFLTRFALHSMAWGGVPRGGRGNDRSGGVPVILVVVLVSVVVYAVSFVLIRTLSRYRELSADRAAAQLTGRPSALASALTKVSGEMARVPTRDLREAEPFNAFFFTPALAQGFSLSSLFATHPPLEKRLAQLASMSGSP; translated from the coding sequence ATGAGCCGCCGCGGACGCTACGCCGCCGACCGCGAGCTGACCACCCGGATGCTCGCCGTCGTCTTCCTGCTCGGCCTGCTCTACGTCGTCGCCATCGGGGTGCTCATCGGCGCCGGCATCTCGCCGGTCGCCGTCCTGCTCGTCGTCGGCGGGTTCTTCGTCTTCCAGTACGTCGCGAGCGACCGGATCGCGCTGTACGCCATGAACGCCCGCGTGGTGGAACCGCACGAGGCGCCCGAGCTGCACGGCGTGATCGACCGGCTGGTCGCGCTGTCCGACACCCCGAAACCGCGGGTCGCCATCGCCGACAGCGACGTCCCCAATGCCTTCGCCGCCGGGCGCAGCGCGCGCCGGGCCGTCGTCTGCGTGACGACCGGACTGATGCGCCGGCTGGACGACGCCGAGCTCGAGGGCGTGGTCGCCCACGAGCTCTCGCACGTCGCCCACCGCGACGTCGCCGTCATGACGGTCGCGTCGTTCCTCGGCGTGCTGGCCGGTTTCCTCACCCGGTTCGCGCTCCACTCGATGGCCTGGGGCGGCGTGCCGCGCGGCGGGCGGGGCAACGACAGGAGCGGCGGCGTACCGGTGATTCTCGTGGTGGTCCTGGTGTCGGTGGTCGTCTACGCCGTGAGCTTCGTGCTCATCCGCACCCTGTCGCGCTACCGCGAGCTGTCCGCCGACCGGGCCGCGGCGCAGCTCACCGGCCGCCCGTCGGCACTGGCCTCCGCGCTGACGAAGGTGTCGGGCGAGATGGCGCGGGTGCCGACCCGGGACCTGCGCGAGGCCGAGCCGTTCAACGCCTTCTTCTTCACCCCCGCCCTCGCCCAGGGCTTCAGCCTGTCGTCGCTGTTCGCCACGCACCCCCCGCTGGAGAAGCGGCTGGCCCAGCTGGCGTCGATGTCCGGCAGCCCGTGA
- a CDS encoding PspA/IM30 family protein — protein MSLGQRLSALFKGRSEDDPREALAASYDRQLALLQRTRRGAADITTSRKRLELQLRQLQARADDLHAQAGAAVAAGQDDRARELLVQRAALVRQVEDLAPQEAQVRAQEEQLQVQVARLAAKVEAFRSQQQALAAGYTAAEAQGEIAAAMSGVDEELGSVGYAVQHARSRTEQMQARAGALEELAALQADALSPGDAAQRRLEQLSGGGVEQDLARLKSQRPLPAAQPAVTGPDGQAQS, from the coding sequence GTGAGCCTGGGCCAGCGGCTGTCCGCCCTGTTCAAGGGGCGGTCCGAGGACGACCCACGCGAGGCGCTCGCCGCGTCGTACGACCGGCAGCTCGCCCTGCTCCAGCGCACCCGGCGCGGGGCGGCCGACATCACGACGTCCCGTAAGCGGCTCGAGCTGCAGCTGCGCCAGCTGCAGGCGCGGGCGGACGACCTGCACGCGCAGGCCGGCGCTGCCGTGGCCGCCGGCCAGGACGACCGGGCCCGCGAGCTGCTCGTGCAGCGTGCGGCGCTGGTCCGTCAGGTGGAGGATCTGGCGCCACAGGAGGCGCAGGTACGCGCGCAGGAGGAGCAGCTGCAGGTGCAGGTCGCCCGGCTCGCGGCCAAGGTCGAGGCCTTCCGCAGCCAGCAGCAGGCGCTGGCCGCCGGCTACACCGCCGCGGAGGCGCAGGGCGAGATCGCCGCCGCGATGTCGGGAGTCGACGAGGAGCTGGGCAGCGTGGGGTACGCGGTGCAGCACGCCAGGAGCCGCACGGAGCAGATGCAGGCCCGGGCCGGCGCGCTCGAGGAGCTCGCTGCCCTGCAGGCCGACGCGCTCTCACCGGGTGACGCCGCGCAGCGCCGGCTCGAGCAGCTGTCCGGTGGCGGCGTCGAGCAGGACCTGGCGCGACTGAAGAGCCAGCGGCCGCTGCCGGCGGCACAGCCGGCGGTGACCGGGCCCGACGGGCAGGCGCAGTCGTGA
- a CDS encoding type II toxin-antitoxin system VapC family toxin, which yields MRLLLDTHVWLWLLGDVDRLSVDAVAALANADDLVLSAASVWEVTIKHGLGKLPLPVPLVDVVATSYGSAGMRPLPVEAKHAVAVGDLPGLHRDPFDRLLVAQARVEGLTLVTTDPRVQGYDVSVLPV from the coding sequence GTGAGGTTGCTGCTCGATACGCACGTCTGGCTGTGGCTGCTCGGGGACGTCGACCGGCTGTCGGTCGACGCCGTCGCGGCGCTGGCGAACGCCGACGACCTCGTGCTGTCGGCCGCCTCCGTCTGGGAGGTGACGATCAAGCACGGGCTGGGCAAACTCCCGCTCCCCGTCCCCCTCGTCGACGTGGTCGCCACCTCCTACGGCAGCGCCGGCATGCGGCCCTTGCCGGTCGAGGCCAAGCACGCCGTGGCTGTCGGCGACCTGCCGGGCCTGCACCGCGACCCGTTCGACCGGCTGCTGGTCGCGCAGGCTCGCGTCGAGGGACTGACCTTGGTCACCACTGACCCCCGCGTCCAGGGCTACGACGTGTCCGTGCTCCCGGTGTGA
- a CDS encoding type II toxin-antitoxin system prevent-host-death family antitoxin — protein sequence MVTVGVGEAKTQLSRLLRAVEQGDEVVIQRDGRPVARLVPAVPGGRRFGQFTGVLHVPEDFDDPLPDAVLGLFE from the coding sequence GTGGTGACGGTGGGTGTGGGTGAGGCCAAGACCCAGCTTTCGCGTTTGCTGCGCGCCGTCGAGCAGGGCGACGAGGTGGTCATTCAGCGGGACGGGCGCCCGGTCGCGAGGTTGGTGCCTGCCGTGCCCGGCGGCCGGCGGTTCGGCCAGTTCACCGGCGTCCTGCACGTGCCCGAGGACTTCGACGACCCGCTCCCGGATGCGGTACTCGGCTTGTTCGAGTGA
- a CDS encoding helix-turn-helix domain-containing protein, translated as MLGRPDAGRTAQVVMTREGSLHGPGDQLDGLFEARIEVPPIRHRGDDIDQLVRHFLRRYCPGGGITCSAAALAALQQCPWPGNIRQIDAVVRDLVRRQPGRVIQKEDLPPECRVSSRAVLTPMEALERDAILRGLEDLDANVQRTAQSLGISRATMYRKMRRYGIAPSTLS; from the coding sequence GTGCTGGGCAGACCCGACGCCGGTCGGACGGCGCAGGTGGTGATGACCCGGGAGGGGTCCCTGCACGGGCCCGGTGACCAGCTGGACGGGCTGTTCGAGGCTCGGATCGAGGTCCCACCAATCCGCCATCGCGGCGACGACATCGATCAGCTCGTGCGCCACTTCCTGCGCCGCTACTGCCCGGGCGGTGGGATAACCTGCTCGGCAGCTGCTCTGGCAGCTCTGCAGCAGTGCCCCTGGCCGGGCAACATCCGACAGATCGACGCCGTCGTCCGCGACCTGGTCCGACGACAGCCCGGTCGGGTCATCCAGAAGGAGGACCTGCCCCCGGAGTGCCGGGTGTCCTCGCGCGCGGTCCTCACCCCCATGGAGGCGCTGGAGCGCGACGCAATCCTGCGCGGACTGGAGGACCTGGACGCCAACGTGCAGCGCACCGCGCAGTCGCTGGGCATCTCGAGGGCCACGATGTACCGCAAGATGCGCCGTTACGGGATCGCCCCGTCGACCCTGTCGTGA
- a CDS encoding sugar ABC transporter permease: MDGLRRHKAMFLLPGLITLVVIIIFPLLYTIRVSFSSWNVSSPVMDYVGGANYAKLISDGRFWSSVLRLVLLAGGTVLLQYVIGFGVALLVWREVRARRLWRVLFLVPMMTTPVVMAAIWQTIFNESLGPLNDLLGVVGIGPVKWLTDSGPALFALMTVEVWQWTPFMFLLLLAGLLSLPKEPFMAAAIDGAGVWRTFWKVTFPLMGPVSVTAIIIRLIEASKISDTVYVLTSGGPGSATESPGYYLYIRGLKEQQTGYAGALSLTYLILMIVTLTVIAALLARAFKVKGDR; encoded by the coding sequence ATGGACGGCCTGCGCCGGCACAAGGCGATGTTCCTGCTGCCCGGGCTGATCACCTTGGTGGTGATCATCATCTTCCCGCTGCTGTACACGATCCGGGTCAGTTTCTCGAGCTGGAACGTGAGCAGCCCGGTGATGGACTACGTCGGCGGCGCCAACTACGCCAAGCTCATCAGCGACGGCCGCTTCTGGTCCTCGGTGCTGCGCCTGGTCCTGCTCGCCGGTGGGACGGTGCTGCTGCAGTACGTCATCGGCTTCGGTGTCGCGCTGCTCGTGTGGCGGGAGGTGCGCGCCCGACGGCTGTGGCGGGTGCTGTTCCTCGTCCCGATGATGACCACGCCGGTGGTGATGGCCGCCATCTGGCAGACCATCTTCAACGAGTCGCTCGGGCCGCTGAACGACCTGCTGGGCGTCGTGGGCATCGGGCCGGTCAAGTGGCTCACCGACTCCGGCCCGGCGCTGTTCGCGCTGATGACCGTCGAGGTGTGGCAGTGGACGCCCTTCATGTTCCTGCTCCTACTGGCCGGGCTGCTCAGCCTGCCCAAGGAGCCCTTCATGGCCGCCGCCATCGACGGCGCGGGTGTCTGGCGGACGTTCTGGAAGGTGACCTTCCCGCTGATGGGGCCGGTGTCGGTCACGGCGATCATCATCCGCCTCATCGAGGCCTCGAAGATCTCCGACACCGTGTACGTGCTCACCTCGGGCGGACCGGGCTCGGCCACCGAGAGCCCCGGCTACTACCTCTACATCCGCGGGCTCAAGGAGCAGCAGACCGGGTACGCCGGCGCGCTGTCCTTGACCTATCTGATCCTCATGATCGTCACCCTGACGGTCATCGCCGCCCTGCTCGCGCGGGCCTTCAAGGTCAAGGGAGACCGTTGA
- a CDS encoding carbohydrate ABC transporter permease, whose product MSRLYLTFKYSVIALWAGFVVGPFLWAATTSFKTANGVQGGATYIPWVQYEPSTTGWRNIFGGAGGIDVVGPFLNSAAVTIIASLISLVLGSLAAYGLSRYRFKLGFIKNSDIIFFFVAQRIMPPVVLVIPFFFLLQRVNLLDTISGLVIVTIALLLPIAVWVMVDFFNGIPREIDEMAMLDGCGPFEAFMRTILPNSLPGLTVAAMFCAVFGWNDFFFAFRLTFTEVQTLPQAVVALNSSIPPWWTLSAAALFGMSPLILLAVAVERYLSKGSLSGAVR is encoded by the coding sequence ATGTCGCGCCTGTACCTGACGTTCAAGTACAGCGTCATCGCCCTGTGGGCCGGTTTCGTCGTGGGCCCGTTCCTGTGGGCGGCAACCACCAGCTTCAAGACCGCCAACGGGGTCCAGGGCGGCGCGACCTACATCCCCTGGGTGCAGTACGAGCCCAGCACCACGGGGTGGAGGAACATCTTCGGCGGGGCCGGCGGGATCGACGTGGTCGGGCCGTTCCTCAACAGCGCCGCCGTGACCATCATCGCCTCCCTGATCAGCCTGGTCCTGGGCTCGCTGGCGGCCTACGGCCTGTCGCGCTACCGCTTCAAGCTCGGCTTCATCAAGAACAGCGACATCATCTTCTTCTTCGTGGCGCAGCGCATCATGCCGCCGGTGGTGCTCGTCATCCCGTTCTTCTTCCTGCTGCAGCGGGTGAACCTGCTCGACACCATCTCCGGGCTGGTCATCGTCACGATCGCCCTGCTGCTGCCGATCGCGGTGTGGGTGATGGTGGACTTCTTCAACGGCATCCCGCGCGAGATCGACGAGATGGCGATGCTGGACGGGTGCGGGCCCTTCGAGGCCTTCATGCGCACGATCCTGCCGAACTCCCTTCCCGGACTGACGGTCGCGGCGATGTTCTGTGCGGTGTTCGGCTGGAACGACTTCTTCTTCGCCTTCCGGCTGACCTTCACCGAGGTGCAGACGCTCCCCCAGGCCGTGGTGGCCCTGAACTCCTCGATCCCGCCGTGGTGGACGCTGTCGGCAGCCGCCCTGTTCGGGATGTCACCGCTGATCCTGCTGGCGGTCGCCGTCGAGCGCTACCTGTCCAAAGGCAGCCTGTCCGGGGCCGTGCGATGA
- a CDS encoding ABC transporter ATP-binding protein, whose protein sequence is MTLQAKGLCLAEGDVALLTDISATFQPGRLHTVIGRTLAGKTTLLRVLAGLQKVDSGELTRDGVDFLETPVWKRDTAMVYQQFINYPHLDVYSNVAFPLKRAGLPKEEVRRRAEANLARVGLADFHSRKPSQLSGGQQQRVALARALARGAGILLLDEPFVNLDYKLREQLREEFKGLFSEQGEAIVVYATTEPAEAMMLGDVVLVMHEGRIIQTGTPAAVFDQPATTDVARIINDPPMNIFAGRVRDGRITVADLQATHVPDHLSALPEGDYQFGLRATDVSLSGTGMKGEITFVEISGSETFVYLAVGDAPFVVQIEGIHDVSPGEMVTMRLRPERLFAFDPAGCLVRSPGTGPARSPFSRTPDGS, encoded by the coding sequence ATGACGCTCCAGGCGAAGGGCCTGTGCCTGGCCGAGGGCGACGTCGCCCTGCTCACCGACATCAGTGCGACCTTCCAACCAGGCCGGCTGCACACGGTCATCGGGCGCACCCTGGCCGGCAAGACGACGTTGCTGCGGGTGCTCGCCGGACTCCAGAAGGTGGACTCCGGTGAGCTGACCCGCGACGGCGTCGACTTCCTCGAGACGCCGGTGTGGAAGCGCGACACGGCGATGGTCTACCAGCAGTTCATCAACTATCCGCACCTGGACGTCTACTCCAACGTCGCGTTCCCGCTCAAGCGGGCGGGGCTGCCCAAGGAGGAAGTGCGCCGCCGCGCGGAGGCCAATCTCGCCCGCGTCGGCCTGGCGGACTTCCACTCGCGCAAGCCGTCCCAGCTGTCCGGCGGTCAGCAGCAACGCGTCGCACTGGCCCGGGCGCTGGCCCGAGGCGCGGGGATCCTGCTGCTGGACGAGCCCTTCGTGAACCTGGACTACAAGCTGCGCGAGCAGCTGCGCGAGGAGTTCAAGGGGCTGTTCTCCGAGCAGGGCGAGGCGATCGTCGTCTACGCGACCACCGAGCCCGCCGAGGCGATGATGCTCGGCGACGTCGTCCTGGTCATGCACGAGGGCCGGATCATCCAGACCGGCACCCCGGCAGCGGTCTTCGATCAGCCGGCGACCACCGACGTGGCGCGGATCATCAACGACCCGCCCATGAACATCTTCGCCGGGCGGGTGCGCGACGGTCGGATCACGGTGGCCGATCTGCAGGCCACGCACGTGCCCGACCACCTGAGCGCCCTGCCCGAGGGGGACTACCAATTCGGGCTGCGCGCCACCGACGTCAGCCTGTCCGGGACAGGGATGAAGGGCGAGATCACCTTCGTGGAGATCTCCGGCTCGGAGACCTTCGTGTACCTGGCGGTCGGCGACGCCCCCTTCGTCGTGCAGATCGAAGGCATCCACGACGTCAGTCCCGGCGAGATGGTCACCATGCGGCTACGGCCGGAGCGGCTGTTCGCCTTCGACCCGGCCGGGTGCCTGGTCCGGTCGCCCGGGACCGGACCGGCAAGATCACCCTTCTCCCGCACCCCGGACGGGAGCTGA
- a CDS encoding ABC transporter ATP-binding protein: MARLDLEDVAHTYVAGADRAKWALQPLWLSMEDSRTYALVGPSGCGKTTLLNVLSGLVTPTQGRVCFDGVDVTDLPTKARNIAQVFQFPVIYNSMTVYENLAFPLQCRRWEKSRIDAKVHTVAEALGLDRRLRQSARRLTADDKQLISLGRGLVRDDVAALLMDEPLTVIDPQLKFSLRRKIREISEQFRPTVIYVTHDQYEAMSFAQELLVMKDGVVVQQGTPEQLFEAPASTYVGYFIGSPAMNFLTVDPTGDDVALGGRALSAAWDVPYGTYSQVGIRPEYVKIAEAPAANTFPATLRGVRDHGPLRVLELELAGQRIKAKVPREDGVPPKGEVLLHLPRAKVLPYVEGRLATTSG, encoded by the coding sequence GTGGCGCGACTGGACCTCGAGGACGTGGCGCACACCTACGTCGCTGGCGCCGATCGGGCGAAGTGGGCGCTGCAGCCCCTTTGGCTGAGCATGGAGGACTCGCGGACCTACGCCCTGGTCGGTCCGTCCGGCTGCGGCAAGACGACGCTGCTCAACGTGCTGTCAGGGCTGGTCACCCCCACGCAGGGCCGCGTGTGCTTCGACGGCGTCGACGTGACGGACCTGCCCACCAAGGCCCGCAACATTGCCCAGGTGTTCCAGTTCCCCGTGATCTACAACTCGATGACGGTGTACGAGAACCTCGCTTTCCCCCTGCAGTGCCGCCGGTGGGAGAAGTCCCGGATCGACGCCAAGGTGCACACGGTCGCCGAGGCCCTCGGCCTGGACCGCCGCCTGCGCCAATCGGCTCGCCGGCTCACGGCGGACGACAAGCAGCTGATCTCCCTCGGTCGCGGTCTGGTGCGCGACGACGTCGCTGCCCTGCTCATGGACGAGCCGCTGACGGTCATCGACCCGCAGCTCAAGTTCTCCCTGCGTCGCAAGATCCGGGAGATCTCCGAGCAGTTCCGGCCCACCGTGATCTACGTGACCCACGACCAGTACGAGGCGATGAGCTTCGCCCAGGAGCTGCTCGTCATGAAGGACGGCGTCGTGGTGCAGCAGGGCACCCCCGAGCAGCTGTTCGAGGCACCCGCCTCCACCTACGTCGGGTACTTCATCGGCTCACCCGCGATGAACTTCCTCACCGTGGACCCGACCGGTGACGACGTCGCCCTCGGCGGACGGGCCCTGTCGGCCGCCTGGGACGTGCCGTACGGCACCTACTCCCAGGTCGGGATCCGGCCCGAGTACGTGAAGATCGCCGAGGCACCCGCGGCGAACACCTTCCCGGCCACCCTGCGCGGGGTACGGGACCACGGCCCGCTGAGAGTCCTCGAGCTGGAGCTCGCCGGTCAACGCATCAAGGCCAAGGTGCCCCGCGAGGACGGGGTGCCGCCGAAGGGCGAGGTGCTGCTGCACCTGCCCCGCGCCAAGGTCCTGCCGTACGTCGAAGGCCGGTTGGCGACGACATCAGGCTGA